The Pedobacter ginsengisoli region TCATTGGTTCGTGAGGCTTCAGGCACACCTACTCTACACCTTGTTGTACTTGAAAATGGCAAGCGTGTAAATAAATACATTCCGGCAGGGGGTGTTCAGCTAATGCAGAACATGCTTGTAAGTTACAACAAGGAAACGCCGGGTGCTATTAATTTAAATGACACAAGTGGTGCATTACAGATTTCTTCGCCATATGAAGGGAATTATATGATTATGGCTACTCAGGAAAGGAAGCCAGTTGCCGGAAATGATGTCCCCCAGCCTTTTAACCTTAGAAGTTTGTATACTTATGGCGGACTTGCATTTGTTGTACCTGAAGGTGTTGTACCTGGCCGCATCATTTATTTTGAGGGAGACAAGAGAACTCATGAGCATGATCTGGATTTGGTAAAGGTGCAAATAACTACTCCGACAGCTGTTGACACGGTTTCATTTTATGGTGGCAAGGGTATGACCAATTTCCAGCATCAAAGTGAAGTTGGTGGCTTAAGGATTTCTTTGGCTTATGGATCTAAAATATACCAAACACCATTTAAGCTTAAACTGGTAGACTTTAAGATGGAAAAATATCCGGGTAGCAATAGTCCGGCAGCTTATTCTTCTGATGTGATGATACAGGACGGCGGAGCTGAAACTCCTTACAAAATATTTATGAACCATGTGTTAGATCATTCTGGTTACCGCTTTTTTCAGGCGAGTTTTGATGAGGATGAAAAGGGTACAATATTATCCGTAAATCATGATTCATTAGGTACAAACGTTACTTATATTGGCTATACTTTACTTTTTCTGGGGATGTTTGTTACGCTGTTCTGGAAAGGAACGCATTTCTCAAAATTGAATGAGCAGTTAAAAACTATTTCTAAATCAAAAACACTATTATTATTGCTTTTCTTTTTACCGGCAGGCGCAGCTTTCAGTCAGAAGATAGATATGCATGGTACTGATGGAACTACACATGTTCATGAAAATGGTGAGGTTCACGATCATGAGCATAATGTTGTACCACAAGATAGTGCAATGCCAGAGCATAAACATGAGCATAATGACACACAATTGTTTTTGCCTACCAAGACTGTAGATGCGGCCCAATTTGTTTCATCAATTAAAATTGATGCTAGTCATGCAGATAGATTTGGCCACTTATTGGTTCAGAATATTGATGGCAGGATTGAGCCTGTTAATACTATGGCTCTTGAAATCCTACGCAAATTACACCGCAAGGATCGTTTTTATACTTTAAGTGCCAATCAGTTTTTCCTTTCAATTTCGACTATGCCGCTAAACTGGATCAACGTGCCGTTGATTAAAGTAAATACTAAGGGGGGGCGGAATTGCTTAAAACGGTAAGCGCTACAGCGGATGGTTATACATCTATGGTTAATCTGATAAAGATTAACCCAGATGGAACCGCAGAGTTCTTGTTAAAGGATGAATATTTAAAAGCTTTTGCTAAAAAGCCGGCTGAGCAAAATAGTTTCGATAAAGATATAATAGACCTTAATGATAAGCTACAGGCTATGGAGCAATTAATTTATGGTCAGTATTTGCGTGTTTCTCCGGTTATTGGCGATGCAAATAATACATGGATTGCAATGACAATGAATGATCTTGATAGCGTACTTGTTAAGCCAAGTGCTATAAGTCGTTATGTTAAGGCTGTTAATGAAGCGCAAGTATCAGATAACTGGTCTCAGGCTGATGAAGCGTTGAAAAATGTTAGTGATGCCCAGCAAAAATATGGTAAAGACGTTGTGCCTTCGCAGGGGAAAATAGAGTGGGAGATCAGTTATAATTCATGGAATATCTTCCTGAATTTAATGATTACCTATGCCTTATTAGGAGTAGTGATACTTTCGCTTGCTTTTATGAAGCTCTTTAAAAACTCTAAATCACTTGATACACTTGTTAAAGTAGTACTAGTTCTAATTGGAATAGCCGCAATATTACAGGGTGTTGGTTTAGGTGTACGCTGGTACATTTCTGGGCATGAGCCTTGGAGTAATGGTTATGAAGCTGTTTTATTTATTAGCTGGATAGGTGTTTTATCTGGCTTGCTAATGTATAGAAACAGTAATGCATTTATACCTGCAGCAGGTTGTTTAATTGCGGTAATATTAATGGGCTTTGCTCATGGAGGTTCTCAGATGAACCCTCAGATTACTCCATTGGTTCCGGTATTGAAATCGTATTGGCTGATGATTCACGTAGCTATTATCACTTCGAGCTATGGTTTCTTTGGGTTAAGTGCATTAATGGGAACAGTAGTATTGATACTTTATATTATTGACAACAATAAGATAAGTGCTAAGGTTAAAGCTTCGATAACTGAGCTAACAATTGTTAACGAGATGTCGTTAACGGTAGGCCTGTTCTTATTAACTGTTGGTACATTTTTAGGTGGAATATGGGCGAATGAAAGTTGGGGACGCTATTGGAGCTGGGATCCAAAAGAAACCTGGGCATTTATTTCTGTTATTGTTTATGCTTTTGTTTTACATGTTCGCTTAATTCCTGGATTAAGAAGTAAATACTTATTTAACTTGCTGTCGTTACTGGCTTTCTCTAGTATAATCATGACTTACTTTGGGGTTAATTACTACCTGACTGGTTTGCACTCTTATGCACAAGGTGACCCGGTACCAATTCCATCATGGGTGTATATTACTTTGGCTGTAGTTTTTGCTTTAGCGCTTGTTTCTTATAAAAGATATAAGGCCAGGAGTAAGTAATTACTTATCTTGTAGCTATGAGTAAGGTTTATTCTATAGCGATATATCCTGATATATCTATAATGAAAAAGGTGAAGGCTATGAAAGATGAGTTAGCATCCTTTACCGGTTGGTTTGGAAGTAGAAATTCAAAAGCCCATGTAACAATATGCGAGTGTAACGCAGTTGGTGAAAGGGAATTGCTGGGTATTAAAAGTCTATTACAAAAGCTTTGTGCTACAGAATCAGCTCTAAATTTAACTTTTGATCATATAGGCATTTATGAGAATAAAGTAAATGGTGTAGTTTGCCTATTGCCGAACAAAGAATCGGAGAATATGCTTAAACCATTGATGAAACGGATTCGTAAATCTATGAAAGTTAAATTGGTTCCTGGAAGTTCTAACCCGCACATAACAATAGGTAGAAAACTAAACAACGAACAATTATCTCTGGCTAGGGAACTGTTTATAAATACAGAGGTAAGTTTAAACTTCATTTGCGATAGAATAGTTCTTCGTGTTCGTGAAGA contains the following coding sequences:
- a CDS encoding cytochrome c biogenesis protein ResB, with the protein product MINRLGKILFSTRTMGVMLLLYAFSMAMATFVENDYGTAVAKALIYDCWWFELIMVILVLNFIGNIGRYQLTQRKKWPLLVFHLAFIIIFVGGYITRYISFEGSMHIREGEASNEIVSDKTFIKVQIGKGDQALAYDDVPAILTSNRIPTYLKPFKKTFTSEYDYNGERVKLKVVDFYARAQDSLVREASGTPTLHLVVLENGKRVNKYIPAGGVQLMQNMLVSYNKETPGAINLNDTSGALQISSPYEGNYMIMATQERKPVAGNDVPQPFNLRSLYTYGGLAFVVPEGVVPGRIIYFEGDKRTHEHDLDLVKVQITTPTAVDTVSFYGGKGMTNFQHQSEVGGLRISLAYGSKIYQTPFKLKLVDFKMEKYPGSNSPAAYSSDVMIQDGGAETPYKIFMNHVLDHSGYRFFQASFDEDEKGTILSVNHDSLGTNVTYIGYTLLFLGMFVTLFWKGTHFSKLNEQLKTISKSKTLLLLLFFLPAGAAFSQKIDMHGTDGTTHVHENGEVHDHEHNVVPQDSAMPEHKHEHNDTQLFLPTKTVDAAQFVSSIKIDASHADRFGHLLVQNIDGRIEPVNTMALEILRKLHRKDRFYTLSANQFFLSISTMPLNWINVPLIKVNTKGGRNCLKR
- the ccsB gene encoding c-type cytochrome biogenesis protein CcsB encodes the protein MVNLIKINPDGTAEFLLKDEYLKAFAKKPAEQNSFDKDIIDLNDKLQAMEQLIYGQYLRVSPVIGDANNTWIAMTMNDLDSVLVKPSAISRYVKAVNEAQVSDNWSQADEALKNVSDAQQKYGKDVVPSQGKIEWEISYNSWNIFLNLMITYALLGVVILSLAFMKLFKNSKSLDTLVKVVLVLIGIAAILQGVGLGVRWYISGHEPWSNGYEAVLFISWIGVLSGLLMYRNSNAFIPAAGCLIAVILMGFAHGGSQMNPQITPLVPVLKSYWLMIHVAIITSSYGFFGLSALMGTVVLILYIIDNNKISAKVKASITELTIVNEMSLTVGLFLLTVGTFLGGIWANESWGRYWSWDPKETWAFISVIVYAFVLHVRLIPGLRSKYLFNLLSLLAFSSIIMTYFGVNYYLTGLHSYAQGDPVPIPSWVYITLAVVFALALVSYKRYKARSK
- a CDS encoding 2'-5' RNA ligase family protein translates to MSKVYSIAIYPDISIMKKVKAMKDELASFTGWFGSRNSKAHVTICECNAVGERELLGIKSLLQKLCATESALNLTFDHIGIYENKVNGVVCLLPNKESENMLKPLMKRIRKSMKVKLVPGSSNPHITIGRKLNNEQLSLARELFINTEVSLNFICDRIVLRVREDQTQFAVIDEFVFQGKPLMPIDEQLSMF